A part of Ammospiza caudacuta isolate bAmmCau1 chromosome 7, bAmmCau1.pri, whole genome shotgun sequence genomic DNA contains:
- the LOC131560191 gene encoding olfactory receptor 14J1-like, with translation LHYGTLLGSRACAHMAAAAWASSFLNALVHTANTFSLPLCHGNALGQFFCEVPQILKLSCSKSCHREFRLLAVSVCLAFGCFVFIVFSYVQIFRAVLRIPSEQGRHKAFSTCLPHLAVVSLFLSTAAFAHLKPPSISSPSLDLSVSVMYSVVSPALNPIIYSLRNQELKAAIISADIEIHAGWL, from the exons ctgcactacgggaccctcctgggcagcagagcttgtgcccacatggcagcagctgcctgggccagttcctttctcaatgctcttgtgcacacagccaatacattttcattgcccctgtgccatggcaatgccctgggccagttcttctgtgaagttccccagatcctcaaactctcctgctccaaatcctgCCACAGGGAATTTAGGCTTCTTGCTGTCAGTGTCTGTTTAGcatttggctgttttgtgttcattgttttctcctatgtgcagatcttcagggctgtgctgaggatcccctctgagcagggacggcacaaagccttttccacctgcctccctcacctggccgtggTCTCACTGTTTCTTAGCACTGCAGCATTTGCCcacctgaagcccccctccatctcttccccatccctggatctgtcAGTGTCAGTTATGTACTCGGTGGTGTCTCCAGCCCTTAATCCCatcatctacagcctgaggaaccaggagctcaaggctgca ATCATCAGTGCAGACATTGAAATCcacgctggctggctctga
- the LOC131560190 gene encoding olfactory receptor 14J1-like — TPMFFFLLNLALSDLGSICTTVRYVSICKPLHYRTLLGSRACAHMAAAAWASGFLFSLLHTVNTFSLPLCHGNVLGQFFCEIPQILKLSCAKTFLRELGLLAVCAFLGIGCFVFIVFSYVQIFRAVQRILSEQERHKAFSTCLPHLAVISLFISTSFFTYLKPPSKSSPSLDLALSVLYSVVPPALNPLIYSLRNQELKGPGADGKE, encoded by the exons acgcccatgttcttcttcctgctcaacctggccctcagcgacctgggctccatctgcaccactgtc cgctatgtgtccatctgcaaacccctgcactataggaccctcctgggcagcagagcttgtgcccacatggcagcagctgcctgggccagtggttttctcttttcactgctgcacacagtcaatacattttccctgcccctgtgccatggcaatgtcctgggccagttcttctgtgaaatcccacagatcctcaagctctcctgtgCTAAAACCTTTCTCAGAGAACTTGGGCTTCTTGCAGTGTGTGCCTTTTTAGGAAttggctgttttgtgttcattgttttctcctatgtgcagatcttcagggccgTGCAGAGGATTCTCTCGGAGCAGGaacggcacaaagccttttccacctgcctccctcacctggccgtgATCTCTCTATTCATCAGCACCTCATTTTTTACTTACCTAAAGCCCCCCTCCAAGTCCTCTCCATCCttggatctggccctgtcagttctgtactcagtggtacctccagccctgaaccccctcatctacagcctgaggaaccaggagctcaag ggccctggggcagatgggaaggagtAG